Part of the Candidatus Chlorohelix allophototropha genome, GATGCCACTCGAAGCGGTTGCGCTCGAAATATTGCACCACATAGGTTTTGCCGTCATCCGGGTTCACCTCGTTGAATTCCTCACTGATGGGGTAGCCATACATCGAAAGTCCCCCGTTCTTATCCCAATACGCCTTAAAGCTGTTGCGTAGGTTGTGCCCGGTTTGGGGGAAATAGGTTGCGCCCGGATAGCGCATATCCTCGAAGCGGTTGAACGCGCCGTTCCCGCTTGCCCGTTGCTGCTCGGTAAACTGCACCCCCAACAAGCCGAGCAATATCTCGTAGGGTGTGCCTTTATTCTCAGGGTGATACTCGAAGCGGTTGCGCTCGAAGTATTGCACCACGTAGATTTTGCCATCGCTAGGGTTCACCTCGCGGAAAGGCTCGGTTTTGGCGTAACCGAATTGCGCTGTACCACCGTTCGCCTCCCAATATTGGCGGAACAAGGGCGAGAGGTTGTGGCGCGTTTCTACGAAATAATAGCCCTTGTCTGCGGGGGCGGGGTTGGTCATGTTGCGGCTCGATTGCGCGGGTAACTCCAGCGTGTACAGCCGACCATCGCGTTGCGCCAACAGCTTGAAAGGGGCGTAGGGCGTAACATCCAGAATCGACATGTTCGCGCCGAGTTTTTGCCAGCTTGTGCCGCTGTCGCCGCTGTACCAAAGATTCCCGCTCAGGTTGGTGAAGCCTATCAGGAAGCTGGAAGGTGCATCCGATATTGCCTGAACCGTTAGGCTAGGCGGCACGCCCTTGCCATCGCCCAATAATTCGGCGGGTATCGGCAAACTCTGCCATGTAGCGCCGCCATCCTTGCTGCGCTCAAGTTGGTAACTGCCCATATAAGCCGCTTTCAGTCGTAGGATGCCGTCCGCACTGTAGAAAGTTGAGACGCTGCCGGACATTCCGCTGCTGCCCATCGTTTGGAAAGTGCGCCCGCCATCGGTTGAGAGGTAGTTGGTAGAGCCGCCGCTCGAACCTGCGCCGCCGTTGCTTATCATCATAGCCAGATAATCCACCGGGGGACGGAAACCGGGCAAGGGCGGAAACCACACTTGCGGCTCAAAATAAATCCCGGTGGATTCATGTTCCGAGCGTTTCTCCCATGTTGCGCCCGCGTCTGCCGAAAAATAGATGGCGTATTTCATCTTGTTGGGCGCAACGGCATCTTTCACCTGCGAAAAGCCGTAGAGGGCGCGTCCGTCCGCTTTTGCAACGGTGATGCCACGCAAAATCCCGCCAAGCTGTTGCGCCCCTTCCGTCCAATTCAAACCGCCGTCGCTGCTGGCAAAGAAAGTGCTGGTGTAAACGACTTTCCCGTTCACCGTCTGCGAATTTACTTGCAAACTATAGACGTAAAGCGAGCCATCGGTGGCATAATGCGTTACCTGATGGGCAATAGTGCGCCCGTTCGGGAAAGCGGGGGAGTACACCACGCCGCTACCCTCGTCCGCAAGTCTGTAAGAATAGCCGGTATAGGGATTACAAAGGATAAAATAGTTGGGGCTGTGGTCATACGCGCCCGTAGCGAGGTTCACGCTTACTGTGCCGAAGTCCGGGTAATCCGAGTATAACCCGCTAAAGTGGTAAACATTGGGGCTTGTGCCGTCAAAGCAACGCGCCGGAGAATAGAAGGCGTTGGAATATTTGAGGCTAACGCTGGTATCGTGCCACCCGGCGGGAGGGTCTGCCGCTTGTGCTGTTCCCGCAGTGGTAGCGACCACCGTTAACAGCATAATAATTGCCAGTAGCGTGTTAATGCTCAAGTTTCTTTTCATGTCCCATCCTTTCATAATTCCCACCACTCGCCCTATTTATATGAAACGTAGAACCGGGCATTAGGTTCTTTGAACCTGACTTAATTTGGCAAAATTCAGCCAAACTTGCTGCGACAAAGCTTGAGCCATCAACTACTGCTATATTAACGCTATTTGGGCTTAATTTGGGGGGAAGTAAAGGGAGGTTTCTTCTATTATATAGGTGAATAGGCAAGAGGTGTTAACCCCTTGCCTCTAATCTTTTTTAGGCTGCCAATTCTTCTTTTTTCACGACAACGGGTGTTTCGGTAGGTTGCCGCTTCTTCAAGCCGGATTTGACGCGAATGGCAGGCACCATCAATGCGCCTAGCAATACTACCACCGCCAGTCCGGTAGTGATGAACAAGCCGTTGTGAATGGCGGCGGTTAGGGTAGTGCGTACCGTATCCACCAGCGATTCGGGCAGATTTCCCGCGACTCCCTTGTTTAACAGGTTTTGCGGTTCTGAGATAGTTTCCAGCAGTTTGGCTGGTAACCCGGCAGCGGCAGGCGCGGCGGTGATTGCCGAAGCGTAGCTGTTGGTGACGATTGTGCCGATTACCGCTACGCCCATGGTGCTGCCGATTGAGCGGAAGAACTGTACGGTGGCAATGCCCACCCCTATTTCGCGCCGCGACACCGATTCTTGCACTACAATGGTCATACTCGGCATCACCTGTCCTAGCCCAAAGCCGATTATCATCATAAAGATTGTAACCGACCACAGCGGCGAGTCGGTATTGATGGTGAGCAAGAGCGACATTCCTACCAGTACGGTCAGGCTACCGCTGATGAAAGGCAATTTGAGATAGCCCACGCGCCCGATGAACTGCCCGGTCAGGATGTTGGCGGTGACCATTGCCAATGCCAACGGGGTAGTGATTGCGCCCGAACTGGCAGCGGATTGTCCCTTCACCACCTGAATAAAGAGCGGGATGAATAGAGTTGTGCCAAGCAGGGTTGCGCTGGAAGTAAAGCTGACCAATGCCATTGTGCGTACCCCTTTGTTGGCGAACAACTTGAGGGGCAAAATCGGTTCGGTAACGCGCGTTTCTACGAAGATAAAGACCACCAACAGCGTCAACGCTGCCCCTAGCAAGCCCAGAATTTGCGGGCTGTTCCAAGCGTAACCGCGTGGTTCGGCATGTCCGCCCCAAGTGAGCGCAAGCAGCAAGCTGACTACTGAGCCGGTCATGAAGAATGAGCCTAGCCAATCGACTTTGCGCGCCCCTTTAGGCGTGGATTTTGGCAGATTGAAGATGAGCGCCAGCACTGCCACCGCTCCTACCGGTACGTTCACATAGAACACCCAACGCCAATCGAGATTATCGGTGATGAAGCCGCCCAACGCGGGACCGACTACCGAGGATAGCCCGAAAACGGCGGCAATCAAGCCTTGCCAGCGCGCGCGTTTGGCGGAGTCGGGGAAGAGTTCGGCGACCATCGCGAAGGCGTTGGATTGCAACATGCCCGCGCCGATGCCCTGAAAGCCTCGGAATATTACCAGCCAAAGCATCGAAGGAGCTGCGCCGCTCAGAGCAGAACCAGCCACGAAAACAAATACCGCGGGCAACAATAAGGTTCTGCGTCCGAACATGTCGCCGAGCCTTCCGGCAATCGGGATAGTAGCGGTGGAGGTGAGCAGGTAGGCGGTGCTGACCCACGCGAACAGCGAAAAGCCTTGCAGTTCTTCCACGATGCGCGGCAACGCCGGGTTCACGATGGTCTGATCGAGCGCAGCCAGCAAGATGCTCATGATTATGCCCGATAGAGCCAGTATTAAACGTTTATTTTCTGATGGTTGCGGCTTTTCCGCGGACAGTTCTTTTACAGCCACTTTCAATAATCCTTTAGCTAGTCAGGCAAGGGCTTTGAACCCCTGTTTGGGTTGTACGATTAAATTTCTCTATATGTTTGGGTACTAGGATGGCTCGTTTCCTCACCACACATGCTTGATGCGACAATGATTGATACAGCAATCATTGATGTGACAATGATAATAAAGAATCGTTGATATGTCAATGGTATTTAGAATTAAATTTGAGGGAAGGAAAAAGGGGGTTGCTTCTATATTATAAGAGCGTGTTTGCTTATGTAAAAAGGGCAGTTCGCCTCTAAACGAACCGCCCTAACTTCTTCTTTTACAGTTGTATCAGTACCTACTTATTGCGGTGTCCAACTAACCGTAGTGGTAGCGGTTTCAGACCCATAAGTTACCTTAACTGTTACTTTTACTTCAAAACCTTTAGTCGGTCCGCCCACGTCCCAAACTGTGCTAGATTTTCCATCTGCGCCTGTGTCGTTGCCTGTAAAATCACTTCGTTTAGACTTGTAAGCAACGGAATAGGTTACTTTAGCGCCTGCAACGGGCTGCCCATTTTTGTTTGCGGCTACACATAGAGTTTGGTTTCCACCAGAAATACTTGGCTGAGCAAGGCTGGCGTTGATACTCAGGTTAGGGCTAACTGGCGGTTTATCGCCTGTACAACTGGCGCTATTGTTTGCTACCCCCTGAATATAGCGCCATTGGAAATAATGCTGCCCGATGTTGCCCATTTCAACTCTAAATTCTAACGGGTTGTCTGGCGTATAGGTCAGCACGCGCCGCTCAAATAGTTGGATTAAAACATCTCTTTCCTGTCCGGCTACAACCGCTTTTGCCCAATAAGCCTCAGAAATTGGGTAGCCGAACACATTGGCAATTGGGTTATCGGTATAAACTCGCCCTATTACAAATTTTGAGTTGAGCCAAATTCGCCCGGTGAGATTTTGGAAATCCACAAATACCTGCGGGATGTTATGACCAAGCGTAGATTCATAAGAACCGATTGTTATTTGAGCAGGTACGCTATCAAGGGTTTTTACTACCCCTTCTCGATTAATCCCAAGATTGGCTATTTTCCCTGTCTTATCTGTTGCGGTATTTTCTCCGGGATTAAAAGTCACCACGTTTTTGAAACTGGCGTAGGTGGGCGCAATTGCATTACCACCGCCGCTGTTATCATCCCCTGCTACTTGGCTTGTACTTGGTTGTAATGTGGAGAACTTAGCATTTCCGTCCTGACGTTGTCCAGTCACAAGTTCTTTGGTAAGTAACCCGTTAGTGACAAACTGCCCGTCAGTAGAGATTTCCATACGGCTCTTGTCAAAATATTGTACCTGTCGCTTACCCGATGGCGCTTCCTGATAATCTTCTTCAAGTATTCCAAAACTGTTAGGTCCCCAAGTGAAACCCCTACCTGCGCCCGGCACTTCATCCACCAGTTTGTCGCTATATTGCCATAGCTGTTTGAACTTATCATTGCCATAGGCTGGCGCGGCTACAGAAACCGAGATAGGAATGAACATCAATGATGCAATAGTAAACACAAAGATTAGCGCGGAAAGTCGTTTCCTCATAAAGTGAAATCTCCCTTGTTGTTTTTTAGTCTAAAAATACGCTCAGCCACCCGATTATTTAGTTCGGGGGACGATACCGATATTCTGTAGCATGCTTATCACCAAACTGAGCGCGAAAAAAGCTCCCATTATATAAGTCCATATAGGCGGATCGGCATTCAGGTCTTTGCCGGCAACCGACTCCAGAAATAAAACCTGCCTAGTGCGGTTGAGTACTCGCGTACCTAACTGTTTTGAGGGGGGGATGAGATATAACACCAGACCGCCAAAAGCCCAAACGAACGCAAACCAGAAACCAATAAAAAGCGTATAAAGCACTATACCGCCTGAGTTCGAGGGTTTTCTGCGCTGGTAGTAAACCGGGGCAGGATAATAAACTGGCTGTGGAGGTGGGGCTTGCACTACTATAACTTGTGGTACTACAGGAGGCGGTGGTGATGCAGGAGCTTGTTGGGCGGGCTTGGGTGGTTGCTGTTTTTCCAAACAGCGTTCAATCAAGCCTCGAATTTCCTCATTCTCTGGATGATAGGATGCAAGGCTGTACAATTGCATCAGGGCTTCCTGAAAACGACCACCACGCATTAAATCCTTTGCCTCACCTAATTTGAAATCATCTTCGAGCGAAAACTTTGACTGTGACATGATTTCCTCTTCTTGCTACTAAATATAAAATAGCGCCGCTTTAATACCCAAAAGCAATAGAAGTAACAATGAGTTTATAATAAACAACCATTATTCCTCGCAAGAATTCAGTATACAACTTTGCAATATGAAAACTAGGTGTAGTTCAGTCACTACTAGGAAAAAACCCATCTAATAGTTTAAATGCTAATCTTATATTAATTTAAAGTTCGAGATTCTAGGAAATCCATAAGAAATAGGATTTAAAATCCCTTGCTTAGAGCGTTTCTTAAAACTGAGTAAAGAAGAAAGTTGAAATAAAAAAGAATAATGGGTAAGCTCGTATTATGAGTACAAGAAAAGCTTACCCTACCGACCCGAGCGATGCCGAGTGGGAAATCATTATGCCATATTTCCCCCCTAACAGTCGAGAAGGTCGTCCCAGAGTACATCCCTATCGTGAAATAGTCTGCGCCATCTTCTACTTACTCAAAACTGGTTGCCAATGGGAAATGCTTCCACAAGAGTTTCCTCATTGGAAAACAGTCTATCACTACTACCGTCTGTGGCGCTGGAACGGTCTTTGGCAACGTATTTACGAGGCACTACACCAAAAAGTGCGAGTTAAGGCAGGACGAAATCCCCAACCCAGCGCTGGTATCATCGATAGCCAGTCAGTAAAAACCACCGAAGTTGGAGGAATACGGGGTTACGATGCAGGAAAAAAGGTGAATGGGCGCAAGCGGCACCTGCTGGTGGACACCTTGGGCTTTCCGATCGTGGTCAAAGTACAAGCTGCGAATATACAAGATCGAGATGGGGCAATAGAAGTGCTGGCCACTGCTGAGAATAAATGCCGTACCCTGAAGTTGGTATGGGCGGATGGAGGTTACAGCGGAAAGTTGGTAGAGTGGGTGGCTGGAATGTTCGATTTTGAACTGGAAATAGTCAAACGCACCGACGATATTAAAGGTTTTAAGGTACAACCGCGTCGTTGGGTAGTAGAACGGACGCATGCCTGGATCGGGCGGAACCGACGAATGGCGAAAGAGTATGAGCGTTTACCACAGCATTCGGAAGCCAATATTTACATTTCTATGATCCGTTTGGCTCTCAAAAGGCTTTCTAAACTTTCGCCTTGATCTAGTTTTAAGAATGGCTCTTAGCTTCAAACCTACGAACTATCTTTCTTGAGTTGTTTTCCCACCGTGCTATAATTGAGCGGATATGGCAGCAAAGAAGGGGGTTAGCTCATTCCAAATCGGCAGGATTATACGCTAGAGGAATATCTTCGGGAAGAACCACGCGCCGAGAGCAAGCGCGATTTCTACAACGGACAGATTTATGCGATGGCGGGGACAGTCCCAACCATAGCCGCATTGCTACCAATCTTCTGACCGAATTGAGCGTGGCGTTGCGTGGTAGGGACTGCGAAGCCTTTAACAGCGATTTGAAAATCGGTATTGCCACCGGAGGTATTTCTAAAAGTCGGACGAAAAAGCAAACCACTGAAGATTTCATCACCTATCCCGATTGCAGCATAGTGTGCGGTAAACTGGAATATTACAAAGGTGATCGCTTTACCGTGGCTAATCCCACCGTTTTGTTCGAAGTATTAAGCCCCTCTACCCGCAATTATGACCGCAGTTTCAAGCTTGAGCAGTACCAGAAAATCCCCAGTTTGAAAGCCTATGTGATGCTCGATTCTGAACAAGTGCGCCTCGAATATTACTCAAAGGTGGGCGAGGGCGAATGGGTGCAGCGCATCTTGTTGGAATCGGAAGATGCGCTGACGTTGCAGGAATTGAGCCTATCGCTGCCCTTGCACGCGCTTTACGCCAGAGTCGAGTTTGAGGGCGAATAACACTCCCCATGCGTTCCGGTGGATTTCAGCCGCAATAGGCGCACACCCCCATGCGAGGCGAGTTTACCACTGGCAGCAGCATATCTTCTTCGCACTCATGGTCTTCTTCATGCTCTTCGCACACAAAACCGCTGCCATCGTCTTCCCAAATACATTGGCTGCAAATCGAGGTAGCGGGTTCACCGCAAACTTCGCAGGCAAATTCGGGCGCATTGTTGCGTGCCAACAACTGAATGGGGCTACTAAGCGGCAAAATGCCTTCGCGCTCGCCCACCACCTTTAATTTTAGCTCGGTGGTAGAGCCGAAATCATACTCGTAATCGAAGGATTGCCCCACCGCCACTACATTTTCAAGCTTAACGTCCCACATGTCTTCGTCGCCCGTGTCATAATCGGGATCAACTGAACTGATATAAGATTCATCGCCAATGGTGAATGCGCTGAGATGCCCGCAACACTCCACCCAAATAGCCCGCAAATATTCATCGAGGGTAACCAGCGAAGTATCCGCCCTGATTTCAAGGTGCAGCCAATACAAAGGCGAGTCTTTGGATGTCACCACCAGATGCAGCAGCTTGCTAGGTTTGTCGGTGGGCGTAACGCCAGCCTTAAAGCGGGACGGGCAACTGGTAAGATGCTTGGTCATTCCGGCTTTACTGAATTCAGTCTGGCAAAACTCGCACTTCCCTTTTGAACTTACTCTTGCCATAGCTTTGTTTAACCTCCTCCATCTAGGTATTAAATAAATGCAGCTGTATTATACAAAATATTGCTTAAGGCTTAGGGGGTAGGCGGCAGCACTAAGAAACTGATGGGCGTGTCGTAACCCTTGAAATCGGTCAGGCGGCGTTTGGAAGGGTCGGCGCGATCGCCATCCGCCCAGAGGGTAAAATCAAAGAGGCGCACGCTGCCGAGCAACTTGTTTCCGGCATAGAGCGTCAGGTTGGCGCGAAAATCGCCGATGCGCCCGTAGCTGTTAATATCCAAATCTTTAGGATTGGGCGGGTAATTCGTCACCGTTTGCCCGTTTAGGCTAGTTGACATAACTTTGGTAGGTAAGTCCAGCTTGTATTCCAGCGTTCCGCCCACGCCCTGCACCGCCACCGACCAATAGCCATAGTGACCGGAAGGGTGCGACCCCCACGGATAGTTATACACATCCAGCGTAGCAGTGTAGCTACCGCCAGCCGAAACCAACCGCACCTGCGCCACCCCGCTATTGTCCTGCCGCTGTGCGCTTGCGGTCACCAATGCCACGTCCGGGCGCAATTCCACTTTACCGCTATCGGGCGAATCGCCTTGCCACAATTCCGCCCAAGCCACCATCACCTTATCGCCCGTGAAGCTGAGTTCGCGGGCTGTGCCGCTGTTCATTGTCACCACCGACAAGCCCGCCGCCAGCGTAAAAC contains:
- a CDS encoding IS5 family transposase; translation: MSTRKAYPTDPSDAEWEIIMPYFPPNSREGRPRVHPYREIVCAIFYLLKTGCQWEMLPQEFPHWKTVYHYYRLWRWNGLWQRIYEALHQKVRVKAGRNPQPSAGIIDSQSVKTTEVGGIRGYDAGKKVNGRKRHLLVDTLGFPIVVKVQAANIQDRDGAIEVLATAENKCRTLKLVWADGGYSGKLVEWVAGMFDFELEIVKRTDDIKGFKVQPRRWVVERTHAWIGRNRRMAKEYERLPQHSEANIYISMIRLALKRLSKLSP
- a CDS encoding IS1096 element passenger TnpR family protein yields the protein MARVSSKGKCEFCQTEFSKAGMTKHLTSCPSRFKAGVTPTDKPSKLLHLVVTSKDSPLYWLHLEIRADTSLVTLDEYLRAIWVECCGHLSAFTIGDESYISSVDPDYDTGDEDMWDVKLENVVAVGQSFDYEYDFGSTTELKLKVVGEREGILPLSSPIQLLARNNAPEFACEVCGEPATSICSQCIWEDDGSGFVCEEHEEDHECEEDMLLPVVNSPRMGVCAYCG
- a CDS encoding MDR family MFS transporter, with the translated sequence MAVKELSAEKPQPSENKRLILALSGIIMSILLAALDQTIVNPALPRIVEELQGFSLFAWVSTAYLLTSTATIPIAGRLGDMFGRRTLLLPAVFVFVAGSALSGAAPSMLWLVIFRGFQGIGAGMLQSNAFAMVAELFPDSAKRARWQGLIAAVFGLSSVVGPALGGFITDNLDWRWVFYVNVPVGAVAVLALIFNLPKSTPKGARKVDWLGSFFMTGSVVSLLLALTWGGHAEPRGYAWNSPQILGLLGAALTLLVVFIFVETRVTEPILPLKLFANKGVRTMALVSFTSSATLLGTTLFIPLFIQVVKGQSAASSGAITTPLALAMVTANILTGQFIGRVGYLKLPFISGSLTVLVGMSLLLTINTDSPLWSVTIFMMIIGFGLGQVMPSMTIVVQESVSRREIGVGIATVQFFRSIGSTMGVAVIGTIVTNSYASAITAAPAAAGLPAKLLETISEPQNLLNKGVAGNLPESLVDTVRTTLTAAIHNGLFITTGLAVVVLLGALMVPAIRVKSGLKKRQPTETPVVVKKEELAA
- a CDS encoding Uma2 family endonuclease: MFSHRAIIERIWQQRRGLAHSKSAGLYARGISSGRTTRREQARFLQRTDLCDGGDSPNHSRIATNLLTELSVALRGRDCEAFNSDLKIGIATGGISKSRTKKQTTEDFITYPDCSIVCGKLEYYKGDRFTVANPTVLFEVLSPSTRNYDRSFKLEQYQKIPSLKAYVMLDSEQVRLEYYSKVGEGEWVQRILLESEDALTLQELSLSLPLHALYARVEFEGE